The following are from one region of the Erinaceus europaeus chromosome 22, mEriEur2.1, whole genome shotgun sequence genome:
- the BEGAIN gene encoding brain-enriched guanylate kinase-associated protein isoform X2, with product MWTGGRRPGRLRRAASAADMEKLSALQEQKGELRKRLSYTTHKLERLETEFDSTRHYLEIELRRAQEELEKVTEKLRRIQSNYMALQRINQELEDKLYRMGQHYEEEKRALSHEIVALNSHLLEAKVTIDKLSEDNALYRKDCSLAAQLLHCSQSYGRAHAAAAELSPDFQGRGLRLDARGCSLPSPRCGPEPASLPPAAGEPRCSDTALYCPRDGGPGRRASDDAPSSDLGFPPAASSDSADDDGDDGDEGGGGGGGAGPGAAGGFAGYGSLPTSSSYSSFSATSEEREQARAATLTASQQALCRAAYPGPPAPLAAPRQALLPPGPWGAPAGGRWRPLSLDGAAAYPFAGLPGRFRGAPASPPPYARYRRDSCSDGDDPAAEPRFLGLSPGRPDGAAGSPEPPRDSARASPEPRARRSPQAGPRTAGAGLSRKDSLTRAQLYGTLLN from the exons ATGTGGACGGGCGGCCGGCGGCCCGGCCGGCTGCGGCGCGCG GCCTCCGCCGCGGACATGGAGAAACTCAG CGCGCTGCAGGAGCAGAAGGGCGAGCTGCGCAAGCGCCTGTCCTACACCACGCACAAGCTGGAGCGGCTGGAGACCGAGTTCGACTCCACCCGCCATTACCTGGAGATTGAACTGCGCCGTGCGCAGGAGGAGCTGGAGAAGGTGACTGAGAAGCTGCGCAG GATCCAGAGCAACTACATGGCGCTGCAGAGAATCAACCAGGAGCTGGAGGACAAGCTGTACCGCATG GGCCAACACTATGAGGAGGAGAAGCGTGCGCTGAGCCACGAGATTGTCGCCCTCAACAGCCACCTGCTGGAGGCCAAGGTGACCATCGACAAGCTCTCGGAGGACAAT GCGCTGTACAGGAAGGACTGCAGCCTGGCGGCCCAGCTGCTGCACTGCAGCCAGAGTTACGGGCGGGCGCACGCCGCTGCCGCTGAG CTGTCCCCGGACTTCCAGGGCCGCGGCCTGCGCCTGGACGCCCGCGGCTGCAGCCTGCCCTCCCCGCGCTGCGGCCCCGAGCCCGCCAGCCTGCCGCCCGCCGCCGGGGAGCCGCGCTGCAGCGACACGGCGCTCTACTGCCCCCGCGACGGCGGGCCGGGCCGCAGGGCCAGCGACGACGCGCCGAGCAGCGACCTGGGCTTCCCGCCCGCCGCCTCCAGCGACAGCGCGGACGACGACGGCGACGACGGCGAcgaaggcggcggcggcggcggcggcgcgggcccgggggcggcggggggctTCGCGGGCTACGGCTCCCTGCCCACGTCCAGCTCCTACTCGAGCTTCAGCGCCACGTCGGAGGAGCGCGAGCAGGCGCGGGCCGCCACGCTGACCGCCTCGCAGCAGGCGCTGTGCCGCGCCGCCTACCCGGGGCCGCCCGCGCCCCTCGCCGCGCCCCGCCAGGCGCTGCTGCCGCCCGGCCCGTGGGGCGCGCCCGCCGGGGGCCGCTGGAGGCCGCTCAGCCTGGACGGCGCGGCCGCCTACCCCTTCGCGGGGCTCCCCGGGCGCTTCCGCGGCGCCCCCGCCAGCCCGCCGCCCTACGCGCGCTACCGGCGCGACAGCTGCTCCGACGGCGACGACCCGGCGGCCGAGCCCCGCTTCCTGGGCCTGAGCCCCGGCCGCCCCGACGGCGCCGCCGGCAGCCCCGAGCCGCCCCGGGACTCCGCGCGGGCCTCCCCCGAGCCCCGCGCCCGCCGCAGCCCGCAGGCCGGCCCGAGGACCGCGGGCGCGGGGCTGAGCCGCAAGGACAGCCTGACCCGGGCGCAGCTGTACGGGACGCTGCTCAACTGA
- the BEGAIN gene encoding brain-enriched guanylate kinase-associated protein isoform X4: MEKLSALQEQKGELRKRLSYTTHKLERLETEFDSTRHYLEIELRRAQEELEKVTEKLRRIQSNYMALQRINQELEDKLYRMGQHYEEEKRALSHEIVALNSHLLEAKVTIDKLSEDNALYRKDCSLAAQLLHCSQSYGRAHAAAAELSPDFQGRGLRLDARGCSLPSPRCGPEPASLPPAAGEPRCSDTALYCPRDGGPGRRASDDAPSSDLGFPPAASSDSADDDGDDGDEGGGGGGGAGPGAAGGFAGYGSLPTSSSYSSFSATSEEREQARAATLTASQQALCRAAYPGPPAPLAAPRQALLPPGPWGAPAGGRWRPLSLDGAAAYPFAGLPGRFRGAPASPPPYARYRRDSCSDGDDPAAEPRFLGLSPGRPDGAAGSPEPPRDSARASPEPRARRSPQAGPRTAGAGLSRKDSLTRAQLYGTLLN; encoded by the exons ATGGAGAAACTCAG CGCGCTGCAGGAGCAGAAGGGCGAGCTGCGCAAGCGCCTGTCCTACACCACGCACAAGCTGGAGCGGCTGGAGACCGAGTTCGACTCCACCCGCCATTACCTGGAGATTGAACTGCGCCGTGCGCAGGAGGAGCTGGAGAAGGTGACTGAGAAGCTGCGCAG GATCCAGAGCAACTACATGGCGCTGCAGAGAATCAACCAGGAGCTGGAGGACAAGCTGTACCGCATG GGCCAACACTATGAGGAGGAGAAGCGTGCGCTGAGCCACGAGATTGTCGCCCTCAACAGCCACCTGCTGGAGGCCAAGGTGACCATCGACAAGCTCTCGGAGGACAAT GCGCTGTACAGGAAGGACTGCAGCCTGGCGGCCCAGCTGCTGCACTGCAGCCAGAGTTACGGGCGGGCGCACGCCGCTGCCGCTGAG CTGTCCCCGGACTTCCAGGGCCGCGGCCTGCGCCTGGACGCCCGCGGCTGCAGCCTGCCCTCCCCGCGCTGCGGCCCCGAGCCCGCCAGCCTGCCGCCCGCCGCCGGGGAGCCGCGCTGCAGCGACACGGCGCTCTACTGCCCCCGCGACGGCGGGCCGGGCCGCAGGGCCAGCGACGACGCGCCGAGCAGCGACCTGGGCTTCCCGCCCGCCGCCTCCAGCGACAGCGCGGACGACGACGGCGACGACGGCGAcgaaggcggcggcggcggcggcggcgcgggcccgggggcggcggggggctTCGCGGGCTACGGCTCCCTGCCCACGTCCAGCTCCTACTCGAGCTTCAGCGCCACGTCGGAGGAGCGCGAGCAGGCGCGGGCCGCCACGCTGACCGCCTCGCAGCAGGCGCTGTGCCGCGCCGCCTACCCGGGGCCGCCCGCGCCCCTCGCCGCGCCCCGCCAGGCGCTGCTGCCGCCCGGCCCGTGGGGCGCGCCCGCCGGGGGCCGCTGGAGGCCGCTCAGCCTGGACGGCGCGGCCGCCTACCCCTTCGCGGGGCTCCCCGGGCGCTTCCGCGGCGCCCCCGCCAGCCCGCCGCCCTACGCGCGCTACCGGCGCGACAGCTGCTCCGACGGCGACGACCCGGCGGCCGAGCCCCGCTTCCTGGGCCTGAGCCCCGGCCGCCCCGACGGCGCCGCCGGCAGCCCCGAGCCGCCCCGGGACTCCGCGCGGGCCTCCCCCGAGCCCCGCGCCCGCCGCAGCCCGCAGGCCGGCCCGAGGACCGCGGGCGCGGGGCTGAGCCGCAAGGACAGCCTGACCCGGGCGCAGCTGTACGGGACGCTGCTCAACTGA
- the BEGAIN gene encoding brain-enriched guanylate kinase-associated protein isoform X3, giving the protein MGSHQSSQASAADMEKLSALQEQKGELRKRLSYTTHKLERLETEFDSTRHYLEIELRRAQEELEKVTEKLRRIQSNYMALQRINQELEDKLYRMGQHYEEEKRALSHEIVALNSHLLEAKVTIDKLSEDNALYRKDCSLAAQLLHCSQSYGRAHAAAAELSPDFQGRGLRLDARGCSLPSPRCGPEPASLPPAAGEPRCSDTALYCPRDGGPGRRASDDAPSSDLGFPPAASSDSADDDGDDGDEGGGGGGGAGPGAAGGFAGYGSLPTSSSYSSFSATSEEREQARAATLTASQQALCRAAYPGPPAPLAAPRQALLPPGPWGAPAGGRWRPLSLDGAAAYPFAGLPGRFRGAPASPPPYARYRRDSCSDGDDPAAEPRFLGLSPGRPDGAAGSPEPPRDSARASPEPRARRSPQAGPRTAGAGLSRKDSLTRAQLYGTLLN; this is encoded by the exons atgGGCAGCCACCAGTCCTCGCAG GCCTCCGCCGCGGACATGGAGAAACTCAG CGCGCTGCAGGAGCAGAAGGGCGAGCTGCGCAAGCGCCTGTCCTACACCACGCACAAGCTGGAGCGGCTGGAGACCGAGTTCGACTCCACCCGCCATTACCTGGAGATTGAACTGCGCCGTGCGCAGGAGGAGCTGGAGAAGGTGACTGAGAAGCTGCGCAG GATCCAGAGCAACTACATGGCGCTGCAGAGAATCAACCAGGAGCTGGAGGACAAGCTGTACCGCATG GGCCAACACTATGAGGAGGAGAAGCGTGCGCTGAGCCACGAGATTGTCGCCCTCAACAGCCACCTGCTGGAGGCCAAGGTGACCATCGACAAGCTCTCGGAGGACAAT GCGCTGTACAGGAAGGACTGCAGCCTGGCGGCCCAGCTGCTGCACTGCAGCCAGAGTTACGGGCGGGCGCACGCCGCTGCCGCTGAG CTGTCCCCGGACTTCCAGGGCCGCGGCCTGCGCCTGGACGCCCGCGGCTGCAGCCTGCCCTCCCCGCGCTGCGGCCCCGAGCCCGCCAGCCTGCCGCCCGCCGCCGGGGAGCCGCGCTGCAGCGACACGGCGCTCTACTGCCCCCGCGACGGCGGGCCGGGCCGCAGGGCCAGCGACGACGCGCCGAGCAGCGACCTGGGCTTCCCGCCCGCCGCCTCCAGCGACAGCGCGGACGACGACGGCGACGACGGCGAcgaaggcggcggcggcggcggcggcgcgggcccgggggcggcggggggctTCGCGGGCTACGGCTCCCTGCCCACGTCCAGCTCCTACTCGAGCTTCAGCGCCACGTCGGAGGAGCGCGAGCAGGCGCGGGCCGCCACGCTGACCGCCTCGCAGCAGGCGCTGTGCCGCGCCGCCTACCCGGGGCCGCCCGCGCCCCTCGCCGCGCCCCGCCAGGCGCTGCTGCCGCCCGGCCCGTGGGGCGCGCCCGCCGGGGGCCGCTGGAGGCCGCTCAGCCTGGACGGCGCGGCCGCCTACCCCTTCGCGGGGCTCCCCGGGCGCTTCCGCGGCGCCCCCGCCAGCCCGCCGCCCTACGCGCGCTACCGGCGCGACAGCTGCTCCGACGGCGACGACCCGGCGGCCGAGCCCCGCTTCCTGGGCCTGAGCCCCGGCCGCCCCGACGGCGCCGCCGGCAGCCCCGAGCCGCCCCGGGACTCCGCGCGGGCCTCCCCCGAGCCCCGCGCCCGCCGCAGCCCGCAGGCCGGCCCGAGGACCGCGGGCGCGGGGCTGAGCCGCAAGGACAGCCTGACCCGGGCGCAGCTGTACGGGACGCTGCTCAACTGA
- the BEGAIN gene encoding brain-enriched guanylate kinase-associated protein isoform X1 produces MGDLGFSPPQQRPPDPPGLARDGSAGRGQASPHTRPRFQCPLSWGDLRAACRPGTLLVTTESESVETIGSESSVLRCVTRMSRMRGLGEPTPIPQGEIRASKSRVLEGFLEEGACWGCWARVAPVSSVSVQAGEQSPGAGARRGGPLSAGVSRSALQEQKGELRKRLSYTTHKLERLETEFDSTRHYLEIELRRAQEELEKVTEKLRRIQSNYMALQRINQELEDKLYRMGQHYEEEKRALSHEIVALNSHLLEAKVTIDKLSEDNALYRKDCSLAAQLLHCSQSYGRAHAAAAELSPDFQGRGLRLDARGCSLPSPRCGPEPASLPPAAGEPRCSDTALYCPRDGGPGRRASDDAPSSDLGFPPAASSDSADDDGDDGDEGGGGGGGAGPGAAGGFAGYGSLPTSSSYSSFSATSEEREQARAATLTASQQALCRAAYPGPPAPLAAPRQALLPPGPWGAPAGGRWRPLSLDGAAAYPFAGLPGRFRGAPASPPPYARYRRDSCSDGDDPAAEPRFLGLSPGRPDGAAGSPEPPRDSARASPEPRARRSPQAGPRTAGAGLSRKDSLTRAQLYGTLLN; encoded by the exons ATGGGGGACCTGGGGTTCAGCCCCCCCCAGCAGAGGCCACCTGACCCCCCTGGGCTGGCACGAGATGGCTCAGCAGGGAGAGGGCAGGCTTCGCCACACacgagacccaggttccagtgtcCCCTGTCCTGGGGAGACCTCAGAGCTGCCTGTCGGCCTGGAACCCTGCTGGTGACAACCGAGTCTGAGTCAGTAGAAACTATTGGCTCGGAAAGCTCGGTCCTTCGGTGTGTTACCAGGATGTCCAGGATGCGGGGTCTGGGGgagcccacccccatcccccaaggAGAAATCAGAGCCTCAAAATCCAGGGTcctggagggcttcctggaggagggggcCTGTTGGGGGTGCTGGGCCAGGGTGGCACCTGTGTCCTCAGTGTCCGTGCAGGCGGGGGAGCAGAGCCCGGGCGCGGGGGCGCGGCGCGGGGGGCCGCTTAGCGCAGGGGTGTCTCGCAGCGCGCTGCAGGAGCAGAAGGGCGAGCTGCGCAAGCGCCTGTCCTACACCACGCACAAGCTGGAGCGGCTGGAGACCGAGTTCGACTCCACCCGCCATTACCTGGAGATTGAACTGCGCCGTGCGCAGGAGGAGCTGGAGAAGGTGACTGAGAAGCTGCGCAG GATCCAGAGCAACTACATGGCGCTGCAGAGAATCAACCAGGAGCTGGAGGACAAGCTGTACCGCATG GGCCAACACTATGAGGAGGAGAAGCGTGCGCTGAGCCACGAGATTGTCGCCCTCAACAGCCACCTGCTGGAGGCCAAGGTGACCATCGACAAGCTCTCGGAGGACAAT GCGCTGTACAGGAAGGACTGCAGCCTGGCGGCCCAGCTGCTGCACTGCAGCCAGAGTTACGGGCGGGCGCACGCCGCTGCCGCTGAG CTGTCCCCGGACTTCCAGGGCCGCGGCCTGCGCCTGGACGCCCGCGGCTGCAGCCTGCCCTCCCCGCGCTGCGGCCCCGAGCCCGCCAGCCTGCCGCCCGCCGCCGGGGAGCCGCGCTGCAGCGACACGGCGCTCTACTGCCCCCGCGACGGCGGGCCGGGCCGCAGGGCCAGCGACGACGCGCCGAGCAGCGACCTGGGCTTCCCGCCCGCCGCCTCCAGCGACAGCGCGGACGACGACGGCGACGACGGCGAcgaaggcggcggcggcggcggcggcgcgggcccgggggcggcggggggctTCGCGGGCTACGGCTCCCTGCCCACGTCCAGCTCCTACTCGAGCTTCAGCGCCACGTCGGAGGAGCGCGAGCAGGCGCGGGCCGCCACGCTGACCGCCTCGCAGCAGGCGCTGTGCCGCGCCGCCTACCCGGGGCCGCCCGCGCCCCTCGCCGCGCCCCGCCAGGCGCTGCTGCCGCCCGGCCCGTGGGGCGCGCCCGCCGGGGGCCGCTGGAGGCCGCTCAGCCTGGACGGCGCGGCCGCCTACCCCTTCGCGGGGCTCCCCGGGCGCTTCCGCGGCGCCCCCGCCAGCCCGCCGCCCTACGCGCGCTACCGGCGCGACAGCTGCTCCGACGGCGACGACCCGGCGGCCGAGCCCCGCTTCCTGGGCCTGAGCCCCGGCCGCCCCGACGGCGCCGCCGGCAGCCCCGAGCCGCCCCGGGACTCCGCGCGGGCCTCCCCCGAGCCCCGCGCCCGCCGCAGCCCGCAGGCCGGCCCGAGGACCGCGGGCGCGGGGCTGAGCCGCAAGGACAGCCTGACCCGGGCGCAGCTGTACGGGACGCTGCTCAACTGA